In the genome of Pirellulales bacterium, one region contains:
- a CDS encoding NADH-quinone oxidoreductase subunit N, producing MNFQELVNNLRLDTINVSLPGFQPELAICATIVVMLLGRIPRWRLDAFYVALAGSIAALVLAAPWRYLGVDAPTASGTYPAEIFTGMLLFDGMTVYFRSVLLLFAVLFIVMTRLSGIPDREDGADFYTLILGGILGMCIMASANHLLMVFVGVEMASVPSYALAGMLKGRRKSSEAALKYSVFGAGTAGVMLYGISLIAGATGSAHLPTIVTQLASMPADVFAERESVLMLGGLMLAVGLAFKLSAVPFHFWCPDVFEGASAEVNAFLSVASKAGALALLVRIGIGFTHAPAAVPTAELPIAERSATAQVVLVSAAQPGPALEHEAPAATGVVPATEPPKDELKHVITGEPASEDTTLDRVRDYIAGLIALLAAVTCTFGNLAAYAQTNIKRLLAYSTIAHAGYMMMPVAAAVALVGHDSEQAEQAVAAVAFYVGVYLFMNLGAFAIVAFLRNTMRSEEISDYGGLIRHSPGLVICFSIILISLVGLPFFSGFIAKVLAFYALIPAGLLWLLVVGGLNTAISLFYYLRVVKAMTMDPEPADRLPVDFSMVSAEGAFVALITLPVVVLGVAWDPLYRWAIAASHQLLS from the coding sequence TTGCTCGGCCGTATCCCACGTTGGCGCCTGGACGCCTTCTACGTGGCCCTGGCGGGATCGATCGCTGCATTGGTGCTAGCCGCGCCCTGGCGGTATTTGGGCGTGGATGCACCGACGGCCAGCGGCACGTATCCGGCTGAGATTTTTACCGGCATGCTGCTATTCGACGGCATGACGGTTTATTTTCGTTCGGTCCTGCTGCTGTTCGCGGTGCTCTTTATCGTGATGACCCGCCTGTCGGGCATTCCGGATCGAGAGGACGGCGCGGATTTCTACACGCTCATTCTCGGCGGCATTCTGGGCATGTGCATCATGGCTTCGGCGAACCATCTGCTGATGGTCTTCGTGGGAGTCGAGATGGCTAGCGTTCCATCGTACGCATTGGCCGGCATGCTCAAGGGGCGCCGGAAGAGCAGCGAAGCAGCCTTGAAGTACTCCGTTTTCGGCGCCGGGACTGCGGGCGTGATGCTGTATGGCATTAGCCTGATCGCGGGAGCCACTGGCTCGGCCCATCTGCCGACGATCGTAACGCAGTTGGCCTCGATGCCGGCCGACGTGTTCGCCGAGAGGGAGTCCGTGCTAATGCTCGGAGGCCTGATGTTGGCCGTCGGACTGGCATTCAAGCTTTCGGCTGTGCCATTCCATTTCTGGTGCCCAGACGTGTTCGAGGGAGCCAGTGCTGAAGTAAACGCCTTCTTATCAGTGGCGTCGAAAGCGGGCGCCTTGGCCCTGTTGGTTCGTATAGGAATCGGTTTCACTCACGCACCGGCTGCCGTCCCTACGGCTGAGCTCCCAATCGCCGAAAGGTCTGCGACGGCACAAGTCGTGTTGGTGTCGGCCGCTCAGCCGGGCCCAGCGCTAGAGCATGAAGCACCGGCCGCGACGGGCGTTGTCCCGGCAACGGAGCCGCCGAAGGACGAATTAAAGCATGTCATTACCGGCGAGCCGGCCAGTGAGGATACAACGCTCGATCGGGTCCGCGACTATATCGCTGGCTTGATCGCCCTGCTGGCTGCTGTCACATGTACGTTCGGCAACCTGGCCGCCTACGCCCAGACGAATATCAAGCGTCTGTTGGCTTATTCGACGATTGCCCATGCTGGCTACATGATGATGCCTGTGGCCGCTGCGGTGGCGCTGGTGGGGCATGATTCGGAACAGGCCGAACAGGCTGTGGCGGCTGTGGCGTTCTACGTGGGCGTGTACCTGTTCATGAACCTGGGTGCCTTTGCCATCGTGGCCTTCCTTCGCAACACGATGCGCAGCGAAGAGATCTCCGACTATGGCGGCTTGATCCGCCACTCGCCGGGGTTGGTGATTTGCTTTTCGATCATTTTGATTAGCCTAGTTGGGCTGCCCTTTTTCAGTGGGTTTATCGCCAAAGTTCTGGCGTTTTACGCGCTAATTCCCGCCGGACTGCTATGGCTGCTCGTTGTCGGCGGTTTGAACACGGCGATCAGTCTTTTCTATTACTTGCGGGTTGTGAAAGCGATGACGATGGATCCTGAGCCGGCGGATCGGCTGCCGGTTGATTTTTCGATGGTTTCGGCCGAGGGCGCTTTCGTCGCACTCATTACGTTGCCGGTGGTGGTCTTGGGTGTCGCCTGGGATCCACTCTATCGCTGGGCTATCGCCGCAAGTCATCAGCTGTTGAGTTGA